A portion of the Gallus gallus isolate bGalGal1 chromosome 16, bGalGal1.mat.broiler.GRCg7b, whole genome shotgun sequence genome contains these proteins:
- the TRIM41 gene encoding E3 ubiquitin-protein ligase TRIM41: protein MEAVGDDGASSGRLNPVETLQEEAICAICLDYFVEPVSIGCGHNFCRVCIAQLWGGGEAEVEESGGAAALEEEEEELEEEEEDELGEEELDELWDGVVQGELYFGDDDYDEDVMEEDVEEEEEEEDEAQSPPPPVLPARPRRLQTFTCPQCRKTFFQRNFRPNLQLANMVQIIRQLHPHPQRLAPPAGPSASGGPGGNPGILVATGGRGCPNLCEKHQEPLKLFCEVDEQAICVVCRESRSHKHHSVVPLEEVVQDYKYKLQSHLEPLKKKLDAVLKQKSNEQEKITELREKMKLEIKEFESDFELLHQFLIGEHVLLLHQLEERYESLLARQSSNISQLEEQSAALSRLITEAEDKSKQDGLQLLKDIKGTFIRCENIKFQEPEMVLVDVGKKYRNYFLQDVVMRKMEKAFSKVPQADITLDPDTAHPRLSLSLDRRSVKLGERRQELPNNPKRFDSDYCVLGSQGFTTGRHYWEVEVGGKKGWAVGAARETARRKEKTMGPHQKREIWCVGTNGKKYQALTAMEQMALSPSERPRRFGVYLDYERGQLCFYNAESMTHIHTFNASFHERIFPFFRILAKGTRIKICT, encoded by the exons ATGGAGGCGGTGGGCGACGATGGGGCGTCGTCGGGGCGGCTGAACCCGGTGGAGACGCTGCAGGAGGAGGCGATCTGCGCCATCTGCCTGGACTACTTCGTGGAGCCGGTGTCGATCGGCTGCGGGCACAACTTCTGCCGGGTGTGCATCGCgcagctgtggggtggaggagaggctgaggtgGAGGagagcggcggggccgcggcgttggaggaggaagaggaagagctggaggaagaggaggaagatgagctgggggaggaagagctggac gagctgtgggatggAGTGGTGCAGGGAGAACTCTACTTTGGGGACGATGATTATGATGAGGATGTGATGGAGGAGGAtgtggaggaagaggaggaggaggaggatgaagcGCAGAGCCCTCCGCCCCCTGTCCTGCCTGCCCGCCCTCGCCGCCTGCAGACCTTCACCTGCCCCCAGTGCCGCAAAACCTTTTTCCAGAGGAATTTCAGACCCAACCTCCAGTTGGCAAACATGGTGCAGATCATCCGGCAGCTCCACCCGCACCCGCAGCGCCTCGCGCCGCCCGCCGGCCCCTCAGCCTcagggggtcctggggggaACCCAGGGATCCTGGTGGCAACAGGAGGTCGGGGGTGTCCGAATCTGTGCGAGAAGCACCAGGAACCCCTGAAGCTGTTCTGTGAGGTGGATGAGCAGGCGATCTGCGTGGTGTGCAGGGAGTCACGGAGCCACAAGCATCACAGTGTTGTGCCCCTGGAGGAAGTCGTGCAGGATTATAAG TACAAACTCCAGAGCCATTTGGAGCCACTGAAGAAGAAGCTGGACGCGGTGCTGAAGCAGAAGTCGAATGAGCAGGAGAAGATCACAGAGCTGAGG gAAAAGATGAAGCTGGAAATCAAGGAATTTGAGTCTGATTTTGAGCTGCTCCACCAGTTCCTCATTGGGGAgcacgtgctgctgctgcaccagctGGAGGAGCGCTACGAGAGCCTGCTGGCCCGGCAGAGCAGCAACATCAgccagctggaggagcagagtGCAGCCCTTAGCCGCCTTATCACGGAGGCAGAAGATAAGAGCAAGCAGGACGGGCTACAGCTGCTCAAG GACATCAAGGGCACTTTTATCAG ATGTGAGAACATCAAATTCCAGGAGCCCGAGATGGTGCTGGTGGACGTGGGGAAGAAATACCGCAACTATTTCCTGCAGGATGTGGTGAtgagaaagatggagaaagccTTCAGCAAAGTCCCACAGG CTGACATCACGCTGGACCCGGACACCGCTCACCCTCGCCTCAGCCTCTCCCTGGACCGCCGCAGCGTTAAGCTGGGAGAACGACGCCAGGAGCTCCCCAACAACCCCAAACGCTTCGACTCCGATTACTGCGTCCTGGGCTCCCAGGGTTTCACCACAGGCCGTCACTACTGGGAGGTAGAAGTCGGGGGCAAGAAAGGTTGGGCGGTGGGGGCTGCACGCGAGACGGCTCGACGCAAAGAAAAAACCATGGGGCCTCATCAAAAAAGGGAGATCTGGTGCGTTGGCACCAATGGGAAGAAGTACCAAGCGCTGACGGCCATGGAGCAGATGGCTTTGTCACCCAGCGAGCGGCCCCGGCGCTTCGGTGTCTACCTGGACTATGAACGGGGTCAGCTTTGCTTCTACAACGCTGAGAGCATGACCCACATCCACACCTTCAACGCTTCCTTCCACGAGCGCATCTTCCCCTTTTTCCGAATCCTGGCTAAGGGCACTCGTATCAAAATCTGCACCTGA
- the TRIM41 gene encoding E3 ubiquitin-protein ligase TRIM41 isoform X1, with product MEAVGDDGASSGRLNPVETLQEEAICAICLDYFVEPVSIGCGHNFCRVCIAQLWGGGEAEVEESGGAAALEEEEEELEEEEEDELGEEELDVEQEEEEEDGGGEEEEDDMWSEEEEDGELWEDPVEEELWDGVVQGELYFGDDDYDEDVMEEDVEEEEEEEDEAQSPPPPVLPARPRRLQTFTCPQCRKTFFQRNFRPNLQLANMVQIIRQLHPHPQRLAPPAGPSASGGPGGNPGILVATGGRGCPNLCEKHQEPLKLFCEVDEQAICVVCRESRSHKHHSVVPLEEVVQDYKYKLQSHLEPLKKKLDAVLKQKSNEQEKITELREKMKLEIKEFESDFELLHQFLIGEHVLLLHQLEERYESLLARQSSNISQLEEQSAALSRLITEAEDKSKQDGLQLLKDIKGTFIRCENIKFQEPEMVLVDVGKKYRNYFLQDVVMRKMEKAFSKVPQADITLDPDTAHPRLSLSLDRRSVKLGERRQELPNNPKRFDSDYCVLGSQGFTTGRHYWEVEVGGKKGWAVGAARETARRKEKTMGPHQKREIWCVGTNGKKYQALTAMEQMALSPSERPRRFGVYLDYERGQLCFYNAESMTHIHTFNASFHERIFPFFRILAKGTRIKICT from the exons ATGGAGGCGGTGGGCGACGATGGGGCGTCGTCGGGGCGGCTGAACCCGGTGGAGACGCTGCAGGAGGAGGCGATCTGCGCCATCTGCCTGGACTACTTCGTGGAGCCGGTGTCGATCGGCTGCGGGCACAACTTCTGCCGGGTGTGCATCGCgcagctgtggggtggaggagaggctgaggtgGAGGagagcggcggggccgcggcgttggaggaggaagaggaagagctggaggaagaggaggaagatgagctgggggaggaagagctggacgtggagcaggaggaggaggaggaggatggaggcggggaggaggaggaggacgacaTGTGGAgcgaggaggaagaggatggagagctgtgggaag aCCCCGTGGAagaggagctgtgggatggAGTGGTGCAGGGAGAACTCTACTTTGGGGACGATGATTATGATGAGGATGTGATGGAGGAGGAtgtggaggaagaggaggaggaggaggatgaagcGCAGAGCCCTCCGCCCCCTGTCCTGCCTGCCCGCCCTCGCCGCCTGCAGACCTTCACCTGCCCCCAGTGCCGCAAAACCTTTTTCCAGAGGAATTTCAGACCCAACCTCCAGTTGGCAAACATGGTGCAGATCATCCGGCAGCTCCACCCGCACCCGCAGCGCCTCGCGCCGCCCGCCGGCCCCTCAGCCTcagggggtcctggggggaACCCAGGGATCCTGGTGGCAACAGGAGGTCGGGGGTGTCCGAATCTGTGCGAGAAGCACCAGGAACCCCTGAAGCTGTTCTGTGAGGTGGATGAGCAGGCGATCTGCGTGGTGTGCAGGGAGTCACGGAGCCACAAGCATCACAGTGTTGTGCCCCTGGAGGAAGTCGTGCAGGATTATAAG TACAAACTCCAGAGCCATTTGGAGCCACTGAAGAAGAAGCTGGACGCGGTGCTGAAGCAGAAGTCGAATGAGCAGGAGAAGATCACAGAGCTGAGG gAAAAGATGAAGCTGGAAATCAAGGAATTTGAGTCTGATTTTGAGCTGCTCCACCAGTTCCTCATTGGGGAgcacgtgctgctgctgcaccagctGGAGGAGCGCTACGAGAGCCTGCTGGCCCGGCAGAGCAGCAACATCAgccagctggaggagcagagtGCAGCCCTTAGCCGCCTTATCACGGAGGCAGAAGATAAGAGCAAGCAGGACGGGCTACAGCTGCTCAAG GACATCAAGGGCACTTTTATCAG ATGTGAGAACATCAAATTCCAGGAGCCCGAGATGGTGCTGGTGGACGTGGGGAAGAAATACCGCAACTATTTCCTGCAGGATGTGGTGAtgagaaagatggagaaagccTTCAGCAAAGTCCCACAGG CTGACATCACGCTGGACCCGGACACCGCTCACCCTCGCCTCAGCCTCTCCCTGGACCGCCGCAGCGTTAAGCTGGGAGAACGACGCCAGGAGCTCCCCAACAACCCCAAACGCTTCGACTCCGATTACTGCGTCCTGGGCTCCCAGGGTTTCACCACAGGCCGTCACTACTGGGAGGTAGAAGTCGGGGGCAAGAAAGGTTGGGCGGTGGGGGCTGCACGCGAGACGGCTCGACGCAAAGAAAAAACCATGGGGCCTCATCAAAAAAGGGAGATCTGGTGCGTTGGCACCAATGGGAAGAAGTACCAAGCGCTGACGGCCATGGAGCAGATGGCTTTGTCACCCAGCGAGCGGCCCCGGCGCTTCGGTGTCTACCTGGACTATGAACGGGGTCAGCTTTGCTTCTACAACGCTGAGAGCATGACCCACATCCACACCTTCAACGCTTCCTTCCACGAGCGCATCTTCCCCTTTTTCCGAATCCTGGCTAAGGGCACTCGTATCAAAATCTGCACCTGA
- the RACK1 gene encoding receptor of activated protein C kinase 1: MTEQMTLRGTLKGHNGWVTQIATTPQFPDMILSASRDKTIIMWKLTRDETNYGIPQRALRGHSHFVSDVVISSDGQFALSGSWDGTLRLWDLTTGTTTRRFVGHTKDVLSVAFSSDNRQIVSGSRDKTIKLWNTLGVCKYTVQDESHSEWVSCVRFSPNSSNPIIVSCGWDKLVKVWNLANCKLKTNHIGHTGYLNTVTVSPDGSLCASGGKDGQAMLWDLNEGKHLYTLDGGDIINALCFSPNRYWLCAATGPSIKIWDLEGKIIVDELKQEVISTSSKAEPPQCTSLAWSADGQTLFAGYTDNLVRVWQVTIGTR, from the exons atgaCGGAGCAGATGACCCTCCGCGGTACCCTGAAGGGCCACAATGGGTGGGTGACGCAGATCGCCACCACCCCGCAGTTCCCGGACATGATTCTCTCCGCGTCGCGGG ACAAAACCATCATCATGTGGAAGCTGACCCGAGATGAGACCAACTACGGGATCCCGCAGCGCGCCCTGCGCGGCCACTCGCACTTTGTCAGCGATGTGGTCATCTCCTCCGATGGGCAGTTTGCGCTGTCGGGCTCCTGGGATGGCACCCTGAGGCTGTGGGACCTCACCAC AGGAACCACCACCCGCCGCTTTGTTGGCCACACCAAGGATGTGCTGAGCGTCGCCTTCTCCTCCGACAACCGCCAGATCGTTTCGGGCTCCAGGGACAAAACCATCAAACTCTGGAACACTTTGGGTGTCTGCAAATACACGGTGCAG GACGAGAGCCACTCTGAGTGGGTTTCCTGTGTGCGCTTCTCCCCCAACAGCAGCAACCCCATCATTGTCTCCTGTGGCTGGGACAAGCTGGTGAAG GTTTGGAACTTGGCTAACTGCAAACTGAAGACAAACCACATCGGCCACACGGGATATCTGAACACAGTGACTGTCTCCCCTGATGGCTCCCTCTGTGCTTCTGGAGGCAAG GACGGCCAGGCCATGCTGTGGGACCTGAATGAAGGCAAGCACCTGTACACGCTGGATGGAGGGGACATCATCAATGCGCTGTGCTTCAGCCCCAACCGCTACTGGCTCTGCGCTGCCACCGGCCCCAGCATCAAGATCTGG GACCTGGAAGGCAAAATCATTGTGGATGAGCTGAAGCAGGAGGTGAtcagcaccagcagcaaagctgagcCTCCCCAGTGCACCTCTCTGGCGTGGTCTGCAGATGGGCAG ACGCTGTTTGCTGGCTACACAGATAACCTCGTCCGGGTGTGGCAAGTCACCATTGGAACCAGATGA